Sequence from the Montipora foliosa isolate CH-2021 chromosome 12, ASM3666993v2, whole genome shotgun sequence genome:
CACCAAAGGGATCACATGAGATTGCCTAGCGCATGAGCAACATCAGTATTCACAGCCGAAATGTGAATGGGAACAATGTATAGTAGTATTGACTCAGAAGAGAGGTATAAGCCGTAATGGGTGGGCATACTAGAGTCATACCGTTACAAACCGAGGGTGGGCATGTGATCCCTTTGGTGCAGTTGGTGACTcgatagaatctcaatcaaacttcaacttacaggtaagtctcgtttaattttacaattctaTCTCGTCACCACTGCCCCAGGGATCCCATGAGACTTTAAAGCCACCATTCACATGGGGAAGATACGTATTCCCCACATACACAGACAAAGATAGAGTAGATAAACTATGCCTTTATTGACATTTAACATGAGCAGAGCCCAAACACCTGGGTTACATCTAGCTTTATCTGCATGTACAACATGACAAACTAAAACTGCAAACACTCACAGTGTACAAATTTGGTCCCACTGAGATTGAGCGAAACCTTTAATCATTGTTCAGAACTGCTGATGCAAAGGTACTTTCCTCCATGAGGGGCTTGTCATAGAACCGATCAAATGTCCCAGATGAAGACCAGCCTGCAGTTCGCAAAATTTCTTGAATAGGGACGGATGCACCTTTAGCCCTAGAGGTCGCAGCCATTCGAGTGCTGTGGGGTTTAAACATCGAAATATCTATGCCTGCACTTTCCATGGTTGTTCGAATCCACCTAGAGATTGTGCCCCTAGAGACCCGTTtgtgaggtttaacaaaacttATGAAAAGTTTTGTTTCAGCTCCTCGGAGAGATTGTGTCCGCTTAAGGTATTCTGTTAAATGACTGTACACACACAAAGCTTTGTTGACAGAGTATGCCTTAAGTATTACTGATGGCGTCTTAAAACTAGGCCGGCTTTGTTTGACATGCTCTGGTAATGAAAACTCATAAGACGATTCAGTCACTTTCATACACGCAGTGTCTAGCATATGTATACTTTGTCCTCTTTGAGCGGACACTAAGGCAATAAGCATAAGTAATTTAAGTTTCAAGGATTTCAGATCTAACTTCTCCACAGAGTCCTGAGCTGATAAGTACGTAAGCACCGTCTGGACATTCCAGGTAGTGTGGTATCTAGGTGTCGGTGGGTTAGACTTGTAAATTCCTCTCATGAATCTTGACACCAGAGGGTGAGTACTAATAGTGTTATTGTTGGTAGGTAAAATAACTGCTGAAATGGCACTTCTTGCTGTGTTCAGAGTACAGTATTTAAGACCCTTATCATGCAGGGTCACTAAAAAATCCAACACAGTTCCTATAGGGGGATCATATGGATTAGTTTCCCGTCCACGACAAAATTCGAGCCACTGTGCGACATATGGTTGGTACTGCTTATGGGTGTTAGCAGCCCAGGACTGCATGATGATTGATGTAGCTGCCTCTGTAATGTTTCTCTTGAGGATGCTTTGCCGGAGACTTGACATGCTAACAGTTTTAGGGTCTTTCCCAATGGATGAGGAGTTGTGCTGTGAGGTTGAGTCAGTAGATCTCTGGGTTGCGGTAGAAGGCGAGGGTGGTCCACCAATGATCGTAGAAGCACTGGAAACCAAGGTTGTGTGGGCCACAGGGGGACAAGAAGCACTCCTGAAGATTGGTCCTCCTCTATCTTCTGAAGGCAAAGGGTTATCAAGCTGAAAGGGGGAAACGCATAAAAGTGATAAGGACCCCAACTCATGAGAAGAGCATTAGTAAACATTGCACCAGGATCTGGTCTCCATGATACATAAACTGGGACCTTAAAATTAAGCCTGGAAGCGAATAGGTCTACTTGGAAAGGGCCCCAAAGCTGGGCAAGCCTATTGTAAACTATCATAGATAGTGACCATTCTGTGgagtcattaatctttcgagaCTCTTTATCTGCCTCGACATTAATACTGCCAGGAATGTGGGAAGCACTAATCCAAATATTCCTCTGAGAGCACCATTCCCAGATTTGGATGGCCATGTCATTACAATTAAGAGATTTAATTCCACCCATGGCATTGAGATAAGCCACTGTGGTGGTGTTATCGGATTGAATGCGAATATGTTTATTTTGCGTCCCACTGCGTAGTGACTTAAGTCCTAACAGGACAGCTTTGGACTCTAGATAGTTAATGTGATATTGCTGTTCATCCAAATCCCAACAGCCTCCAGTTTTGTTATCACCACATACAGCCCCCCAGCCAATTTTTGAGGCATCCGTTGTAAGGATAAAGTCAGGCTTGTCCTGAGTGATGGGCATAAATGAGGAGGTAATATTGTTTACCCACCACTCCAATTCAGATCGAGAATCACTGGAAAGGGTTACTGGCCCATCATAATTCCCTTTGCAAAGCTGCAAAGCCCGTGATTTGTCCTTCTCCAGCTGTCTATAGTGGAGACGTCCAAACTGCACACCAGGAAGGCTTGACACAAGTAAGCCTATTACATGAGCCAATTCTCTAATAGTAATTTTAGTCTCAGACAATAGATTCTCACAGGCTGATTTAACATGGGCAGCTTTCGAGGGGGAAGTCGAATAGTCATAGAAATGCTATTGAGTAAAAACCCTAGGAATTCCAGTTCCTGAGTAGGGATCAACACCGATTTTTCTGGGTGAATAACAAACCCAAGACTATCAAAACATTCAACTGTGTGTTGGATGTTTAGTTCGCAGGCACTGCGAGTATATCCCACAAGAAATGAATCGTCAATATGCCCCATACTGACATGGCCCACAGAATGTAAGTGAGCATAAATGGGTTTGAGGATTTTAGTGAACAGCCTAGGGGCACATGCCAAGCCATTTGGCAGACAAGTGTATTGGTAATAATCTCCTTTCCACTCAAACTTAAGAAATTTCCTGTCTTCTGATGCTATTGGGACAGAGTAGTAGGCATCCTTAAGGTCTACTGATGCCATAAAGCACTTTGGCCGCATGAGTTTGAGTGCAGTAAGAATattgtccattttaaaatgctgGTATACCACAAATTCATTAAGGGATTTCAAATTGAGGATCATGCGGTAAGTGCCATCTTTTTTGGGTCTCACAAACACATTGGATACAAATCCGTTCCCTGTGAGGCATGTTCTCTCAATAACCCTCTTTGTCAGAAAGGGAAGAATAGATATGTCTAGGTTCCTGTGCTTGATATGGAACTTCAGACTTAAACTCAATGTGGTAATGCTTTATAGCATCAAGTATAAAGGGGTCACTAGTCAGTGACTCCCAGGCAGACAAATGTTCCCTTAGTTGGCCTACTCTAAAAGTATTAACCATGCGACGATATTTCTCCAAACAAGTGTTACAGAAAAGTTCATGTTCGCCTACCTTTTCACAACTGGATGATACTAAGttttgttgttggtgttgttgttgctggCTGATTGCTTTTTCCGGAACGGTGTTGATGGGCGGCCTTGCCCCAAAAAAGGCTGGCGGTTGGTTGATTTGTTGCTAGAGCCTCGTGTCCGGTCATAATGGTAAGGCTTGAATCTactaaaattccttttttgcGAGTGCACTGCACCCCGATTGGAACTGTTGGAATAAGGTTTTTGCATCTGCTGTCCTGCTTTTTTAGCTTCGGACATATCTTTTAAGTGTTTGGGTAAATCGTCTCCAAACAATTTTGTAGACACAGCTATGTCCTCTTTGCATAGACGTGTGTATGGGGGATTAAGCTCAGGCTTAATCAATTCTCTTCGCTTCATGTTGAGCTTCCAATTTGTGTTTCCGAGCATTGCGACACTATCCATCACATGATTTAGCACGTCCCGAGTGTTTGGCGTTTTGCCATCATGGACGTCTTTCACCAATTTTCCCGCCAAGTTGGTCAAGGCCGATATTCCTTGCAGCAAGGGCTCCTGCACCCGCTGGAAAGCCAGATCCACAGCTCGGCTTTTTCTGGGCAACAAATCCCAGATTTCTTCATTTACCATAGTCACTGCCAAAAATTTGCAGTTTTCCGGTGGTGGGTGTTTCTCCACTCTTTCCTTGACCGTTTCGGCCGATAGTCCCCCGATAAGTATATtgggccattccattttttatccgcaccccccctATTGAGGGCCTTTACATTTCACCCCCTCGGAAAAGTAAACTTTTGACCCCCTAAGAAAAGAAGATCAAAGTGCCGACACACTCCCCCTTCAGAATTTATTCAAAGATCAAAGGTGCCGACACAGTTACCCCCTCAGAAACGGCCTTTaaagaccccccctcccccccagaaAAAATAGGCCCTCAATagggggggtgcggataaaaaatggaatggcccaTTATCGATTAATTCGGCAATTTTGCCTTCAATTGCAGGGGAAGTGACTTTAGATTTGGTAAACGCCTGGGTCAGGCTTTCTACCAATGCACTCTGAGACCCTGATTCAGGGCTCTTAACAGAGGTCGTGTTGTTGTTGTCGCTCGAGTCGAGCACATGGGCGAGAGTGGCCGCTATATCTAGCGCATTGTCTCTCCTATCGTCATCCAACGCAGGGGTATCCTCAGTATCTTCGTCGCCAGAGCAGAGAAGAATGTCCTCCTTcaaattctgaatggcttctgCCTGTAGCTCCGAGTTCTTGGCGAGTTGTGCCAGCGTCGTCTGAAGACCTTGCAAGACCGTCGCCATGTTGACCTCTGTCGTTCCGCTATCGTTTTCTCGCTGGGTTGTTGCAGTGGATAATTCCACCGTGTCGGGTTCTCCTGACAAAGACATGTCTTTTGATACTTTCTCGTGTCAATTTAGAAGCTTTTAAACGAAAAACCTCCAAGAAACTTCCAAATATAAACGTTTTTCTCCCCGGAGAGAGAAACCACGACTAAACTGATACCGCTCGCGAAAAGGCACTgatgttgcgcatgcgctaggcaatctcatgggatccctggGGCAGTGGTGACGAGATAGAATCTTCGACATTGTCGGTCGTCACCTTCCAAAAGTTCATTGTTGTGCAGATGACTCTCAGCTTTATTTATCGTTCAACCCAAGCTGTGCTGTTAGTCAAGACGAAGCAATTAGATCAATGGAAACCTGTATCTCGGATGTTAAGCAGTGGATGACCGCGGATAAACTTATGCTCAATGACGACAAAACCGAATTTATTGTAATAGCATCACGACATCTACTGAAAAAAACTGCTATTAATACTATCAGGGTCGGAGATTGCGATGTAGGCAAAGTGTCTGTTGTGCGGAATTTGGGCGCGTGGTTCGATGATCAACTTACTATGGCCGTACACATTACCAAAATATGCAGTGCCGCTTTCTATCACCTACACAATATTAGACGCATAAGGAAAAACCTTTCAATGGATTCAGCTGCTACTCTTATCCACTCCTTTATTAGTAGCCGAATAGACTACTGTAATAGTCTATTATACGGTGTGCCTAAGTGTCACATTGACAAATTGCAGGGAGTTCAAAATGCAGCCGCCAGACTTGTTGTTATGCAGGGCACGTTTTGCCATATTACTCCAGTGCTCCATCAGCTGCATTGGCCTCCTGTTTTATTTCGTATTAATTTTCTCCGTTTcttcggctatcgcctcgtggatccacagctactttgacaatgttatgacgaaattcatgatcaataacaggacagacgcatgaaaagcTGACAtcaatttattaattttcatacaTGAAGCCGCTACCTGCGAATTCCCACCATTAATGGGGACATTGTTTTTGACCGAGTTTAACCCAtccacacctcaaacgccctaggaccccccccccccccaatacaGTTGGCccaaatgaaaagaactgtaaGTTTGAAGACTTGAGGTAAATACTTAAATAAACCGGTCCCTAACCAACTACACACTCTCCTCCACCGGCGAAACGTGCTCTATTAATTCCAACACAATATAAtctgcgaaactaaaaaccttctctagctacatgattcaatgtaacAGACGTAAAACCAgctcagtggctttatagctcagttggttacagcgtcgcactggtatcgcgaggtgACATGTTCAAACCTCGTTCAAGtgttgaaattttcaggcttctctacacgcaattgctaaaactgcgttcataaccgcgaggatcatagctttacttgaaatAATTCCTTACCTTGAAAATACGACGAACCTATCCTGTCTTCATTCAATGATACATCACGTTGCCCATTCAGGCTCAAAAACCATTGTCTATAATTTCACTTACAACAATCAAGAAACCCTTTCATTATTTATCTTGGCACTTAAATGGGCAATTTAAGAAACTGTCACTTTATTGACACCTGAAATGTTCAGGCGGCTTCATCGggataacctgcacttcaaatatacgtttcttttgttcattagTCCTTTCCCAGGAAGAAATGAGCTCAACAAGTTAACGTGATCGCTACTGTGTGACTTCATATCTCAGCTGGTAGAACATTGCACCAGTATTGTACCAGCATTGCACCAGTATTGCAGAGGACATGGCTTCCAATCCCATTGAAGCAGCCTCAATTTTAAGATGCTTATAAAGTGACAATTACTTAAATTTTCCAGTTAAGAGCGATGATAAGTACTGAGAGCATTGTTAGCATAGATGTctataaagtgacaattgcttaaattgtcaatGTTAAGTGCGAGGTCACTTCTATCTTTGGTCAATAAACTACAATTTAAATATACGTTTCTTTCGTCCATTACTTATCTTGCTCAAGATTTTGCAGTAaacacatgtacgcattgcatACCTATTTTTAGTGATCGTTAGTCATTTGTTAAAAGATAGCTCAGGAAAGAATTGGAAGTTTGTGATTGGAAAATCGAAAGAATACTGAGCACAACACGACGTGTAGCAATTCAATCGTGGAGAATAAGAGTGATATCTGTTTCGTTTAGGATCGTACTGATGATCATCGGTTCGGTGGAATGGTACCATTGACTATAATAAAGTCGTTTCTGTATCGATCTGTGTCAAGCTCGCTGATAGTTATAGACTTTGATCGAGTTTGAACAAACTTCTCGGCGTTCATTAATTGTAACCGTCCATTTCGCAAATCCAGTTCGGCCATCCTTACTTAAAAATATTCGCAAGTTTAATTGAATTGCGTTTGTAAAAGAAGAAACCTATCCATAAAGTGATTGTTTTATCATGAGACTAGATCATGTAATAAACACATCAAATTATAATAGCAGAGTCATTTGTGTTTGTTGAGAAAGCCAATTGCTGACCTCACATCAATTAGCATCCCTTTGAACCGAAAGCTTTAATTTGCTCTTCACTATTCAATGCTCAATATATGTAATCGCACATTGCGATGACATGTTTATTACATtaatggcaaaattattgaaggAAGCTCGCTCAATACCATGAAAAATGACTATGAACTCAACTGACCAATCGGTTCAAATAACACTTT
This genomic interval carries:
- the LOC137981045 gene encoding uncharacterized protein, producing the protein MDNILTALKLMRPKCFMASVDLKDAYYSVPIASEDRKFLKFEWKGDYYQYTCLPNGLACAPRLFTKILKPIYAHLHSVGHVSMGHIDDSFLVGYTRSACELNIQHTVECFDSLGFVIHPEKSVLIPTQELEFLGFLLNSISMTIRLPPRKLPMLNQPFGRLHYRQLEKDKSRALQLCKGNYDGPVTLSSDSRSELEWWVNNITSSFMPITQDKPDFILTTDASKIGWGAVCGDNKTGGCWDLDEQQYHINYLESKAVLLGLKSLRSGTQNKHIRIQSDNTTTVAYLNAMGGIKSLNCNDMAIQIWEWCSQRNIWISASHIPGSINVEADKESRKINDSTEWSLSMIVYNRLAQLWGPFQLDNPLPSEDRGGPIFRSASCPPVAHTTLVSSASTIIGGPPSPSTATQRSTDSTSQHNSSSIGKDPKTVSMSSLRQSILKRNITEAATSIIMQSWAANTHKQYQPYVAQWLEFCRGRETNPYDPPIGTVLDFLVTLHDKGLKYCTLNTARSAISAVILPTNNNTISTHPLVSRFMRGIYKSNPPTPRYHTTWNVQTVLTYLSAQDSVEKLDLKSLKLKLLMLIALVSAQRGQSIHMLDTACMKVTESSYEFSLPEHVKQSRPSFKTPSVILKAYSVNKALCVYSHLTEYLKRTQSLRGAETKLFISFVKPHKRVSRGTISRWIRTTMESAGIDISMFKPHSTRMAATSRAKGASVPIQEILRTAGWSSSGTFDRFYDKPLMEESTFASAVLNND
- the LOC137981047 gene encoding uncharacterized protein, with translation MSLSGEPDTVELSTATTQRENDSGTTEVNMATVLQGLQTTLAQLAKNSELQAEAIQNLKEDILLCSGDEDTEDTPALDDDRRDNALDIAATLAHVLDSSDNNNTTSVKSPESGSQSALVESLTQAFTKSKVTSPAIEGKIAELIDNILIGGLSAETVKERVEKHPPPENCKFLAVTMVNEEIWDLLPRKSRAVDLAFQRVQEPLLQGISALTNLAGKLVKDVHDGKTPNTRDVLNHVMDSVAMLGNTNWKLNMKRRELIKPELNPPYTRLCKEDIAVSTKLFGDDLPKHLKDMSEAKKAGQQMQKPYSNSSNRGAVHSQKRNFSRFKPYHYDRTRGSSNKSTNRQPFLGQGRPSTPFRKKQSASNNNTNNKT